A genomic stretch from Methanomassiliicoccales archaeon includes:
- a CDS encoding cobalamin B12-binding domain-containing protein, translated as MNEEQYKMAYECVVNGKVGEAQKIGEMLKAAGVDSKEVGKVLIDAMNVVGHKYREREIALPQLILATHSFKKMLLPYVMDTKGEAGTVVMGVVQNDIHDIGKNLVVGMLQVYGYKVHDLGKDVPLDKFVEAAKQHNANIVGAGTLLTATMPELETILNKLKDSGIKDKVKYMVGGAPITTTFAKRIGADGYAADAVLAVEMVAELMKGNQCYLAARQEKA; from the coding sequence ATGAATGAGGAACAATATAAGATGGCATATGAATGCGTGGTCAACGGAAAAGTTGGAGAAGCGCAGAAAATCGGGGAAATGTTGAAAGCGGCAGGCGTTGACAGCAAAGAGGTTGGCAAGGTTCTCATCGATGCGATGAATGTCGTGGGACATAAGTATCGGGAACGAGAAATCGCGCTACCTCAACTGATTCTTGCGACGCATTCGTTCAAGAAAATGCTTTTGCCGTATGTGATGGATACGAAGGGCGAAGCTGGAACGGTCGTTATGGGTGTTGTGCAGAATGACATTCACGATATCGGAAAGAATCTTGTCGTCGGTATGCTGCAGGTCTACGGCTATAAGGTTCACGATCTTGGAAAGGATGTGCCGCTCGACAAATTCGTCGAGGCTGCAAAGCAGCACAACGCTAATATTGTTGGTGCCGGAACACTGCTCACTGCCACAATGCCAGAATTGGAGACAATTCTTAACAAATTAAAAGATTCTGGAATAAAGGACAAAGTCAAATATATGGTCGGTGGCGCGCCCATCACGACGACTTTTGCCAAGAGGATCGGAGCAGACGGCTATGCGGCGGATGCCGTTCTTGCTGTTGAGATGGTTGCAGAATTGATGAAAGGGAATCAGTGCTATCTGGCTGCGCGACAAGAAAAGGCTTAG
- a CDS encoding uroporphyrinogen decarboxylase family protein, producing the protein MREPVDRIPVCGMGWTIGAVAGGFSTKEYAQDGNTMAKGQIAFWEKTGVDILNPTSDMGQLAEGWGVKMRYEADLTPMLDEFAVKEPGDWEKLRVLDPLVDGRMHVTIEAVKKIRDHLGDKVALMPYVPSPLTSATHVCYMEQVMMDILLNPDALHIGLKTMTETIIAYIEAILDAGADGVLFATTRASGEITTEEQYREFGEKYDRLVLSSLKKQDGANILHVCGVEPHFAILADYTNANGINWWDRGSNLSLEEAKKKYGDRICLVGGIDQTTTLILEGAEAVEQEAKEAIEKGFVDRRGMILSPGCEISPNTPLENVKMMVKAAELYGKGGR; encoded by the coding sequence ATGCGTGAACCTGTCGATCGGATTCCCGTTTGCGGTATGGGATGGACGATCGGTGCGGTCGCTGGCGGCTTTTCGACGAAAGAATATGCACAGGATGGCAACACGATGGCGAAGGGACAGATCGCCTTTTGGGAAAAGACTGGCGTCGATATCCTCAACCCGACTTCTGATATGGGGCAGCTCGCCGAGGGATGGGGCGTCAAAATGCGATACGAGGCCGACCTAACGCCAATGCTTGATGAGTTTGCTGTCAAAGAACCTGGCGACTGGGAAAAGCTGCGGGTTCTTGATCCGTTGGTGGACGGGAGAATGCATGTGACGATTGAAGCTGTGAAGAAAATCAGAGATCATCTCGGAGATAAAGTCGCTCTCATGCCGTATGTTCCGAGCCCGCTGACCTCTGCGACCCACGTCTGTTATATGGAACAGGTCATGATGGATATTTTGCTCAATCCCGACGCGCTTCACATCGGCCTGAAGACGATGACCGAAACGATCATTGCATACATTGAGGCAATCCTGGATGCTGGCGCTGATGGTGTCCTTTTTGCGACAACCCGCGCATCTGGCGAAATCACGACTGAAGAACAATACAGGGAGTTCGGAGAGAAATACGATCGGCTCGTGCTTTCTTCACTGAAGAAGCAAGACGGGGCAAACATACTGCATGTCTGCGGCGTCGAACCGCATTTCGCGATCCTCGCAGATTACACGAATGCAAATGGAATCAATTGGTGGGATCGCGGGAGCAATTTAAGTCTCGAAGAAGCGAAGAAAAAGTATGGAGACAGGATCTGCCTTGTCGGGGGAATCGATCAAACGACGACACTTATTCTCGAGGGTGCTGAGGCGGTTGAGCAGGAAGCGAAGGAAGCGATCGAAAAAGGGTTTGTTGATAGGAGAGGAATGATTCTTTCGCCAGGTTGTGAAATCTCGCCAAACACGCCTTTAGAAAACGTGAAAATGATGGTGAAAGCAGCAGAATTGTATGGGAAAGGGGGCAGATAG